In the genome of Mytilus edulis chromosome 3, xbMytEdul2.2, whole genome shotgun sequence, one region contains:
- the LOC139516042 gene encoding uncharacterized protein produces MFNINLDKGLRSVLIAGDSNLKQLKPMFDYPLRTLCIPGARVVQNDRKEFYSQLMSAMKTENPDEIVLHLGSNDVFGDVESTLRSYRFLIENLLLEFKSLQIGICGILPRAVNHYESTYWNMSALPRLQRDVEKLNAGIQSLTGGYSRCFFIDYAKLFQPAVHLGRDGLHVNRNGAFILKRTLENYLAERQKCVTYMNATLLSPVQIPDVESLSPKMTYAEVVRLSVPSSDTRNRPFDKDVYHQNSSRTPSNRKRLCLAGARRTIKRRSQRKPRGTYKTGYSIKRNEIVLDVTDDVAVILSSSVICTFYQTDTRKQPVESVQFKQSKKTAVTKKEKKSTYNCPVCPVTCSREDFLIDHVICRHAKKGQTHSVKEISLKVPKTEEPVEELRSSFDENDKDIHDIEYVSVNIESYEGDCIIPSRTEFEESDELECSSPTIEFAEIGETECSIPTIEFAEIGETECSIPTIEFAEIGEIEFSIPPTIELAETDEMESCSPKRIEFPLPTLKVLASKCWKNFKSFILHLCGDVELNPGPTMLTCKWEQCTENKFTDVRLLAQHVISHISPGIVCQWEECVYCCRNDQHKLESHVLKHIYLEQFAFHSIEEWRRALPSGQFSETCTDLHLCPSNLKMKLNLPLLDEEFSMPSQYPYTVRDHQLFILQLKTKNPENYERLLSVFHQKVETMSEDTTASQSGTEPSTSNSGNNTTELTIQGIDPLAILNSNMTRSSQHVIVTNRPELTSTNQSTVKFRLQDETEIVTRKYISGNSKKRKHAASSSQNFNDENMTGNDLITNLNICRQAILVEHNIITKMQDMKFLDPKNKFLSSFEEAAINMSTYPDCSEGVFIFSIFDIEIENHNAPVHYIRYIESGYYKHFMEETFLEVICQTLGILQDNVFLCNILTGGDQQRMLIGKKNKDLRKSRIRPDKIYGNNLKSLKSRRQQLCEKVKDFCDIELTACFVHTARHGYKVNIDSDAGDGLYFSSNNELFHTETIQNKILHYPEVKNAEVSEKFSDDFMKPLPACNVNNLCYKSCMINFLSNDHNRFLGNENLRYPYRFSTSPKATSLRNRVLYLYKNHQLNELKIIYSSFQQVDQNQEIINNENMIDSNGEPKTKRTRTFIPRKKILTKEMALQTITGQDVENMFKKVNLYDNYKKNLLQNRSFIIQVYDDVKVIAIMNDYDDESGEFRSSDYVKTSRDLFENGYFYTCTCRIYCTLLESLDNDMQQYDALDENGIKCMHCRFLHQEVSPNLQRDEQATLTNIQEVIQNALLYKDRKIIELPTARPGTKKFSILIDDDISIVHLTFNSRLQRYVVSCLNGLCKSKKGCKKNVDCLNTDQNLCAHLSELKKAPHFWTEFIKPEAAVNTENDENIQLIDQEFEEITGNDIEEEIPALNPSDSNFDVTSGLWSFPCVSRHKPRKQQDPNLVRNIQQRYILGALNLNNVENGCIKGQHLIPDIPTSGCPCGAGWTSNQQLNGVTTFSRVLTVFTKIAPVQCQVYSRSCVNEASPCKKDWDEGDKECIHVVTRDTAAGDEIGWAFVNQVLSTKITFSAFCDLKTKDYKECNPNFRSFMDSSVFIKWWFSWASNMKIDFRKPCPICKFRPKQLACDGTKVGIGFRHASFEEISKPDNPNNIMPTLHRRMARCFLFDRVGDKEQLTTARHHLNYLAKLNLDKIPPQEILSGEDTQQRDNILLEILDNSVRPSFGRFLNDMPDVEKISYALILHMLCTTAPVISLIPYSYLNDLTELLDHISGININAAGNGFYNRKMYEMREYSPELRDLIASSMLSHADPQGNNFIPDDIIAFIRYLIKCIADMEITQPDPANPQQGTYNPAKYGRAYYFSETGEKLRPVRKFTIDGEKRKNPAYDDPPLPHDNCEKYFSKTQISARGTSTLFLWFCPSHGHCYGFHMTNAEGRKDPSASLYSHLEHPPTDIFYDFACNLQEYCLNRESGYYRCVRFFHDIFHGYSHKCSCAYRSSRLQGFDTINSEICEQFNSFIQCIKSSARQMTQEHFCFYLQFFLHEWNERKREKYQKRIAVAVAGAP; encoded by the exons ATGTTTAACATTAATCTTGATAAAGGTTTGAGAAGCGTTTTAATTGCAGGGGATTCCAACCTGAAGCAGCTTAAACCCATGTTTGATTACCCACTTAGAACACTGTGCATACCTGGTGCCAGAGTAGTACAGAATGACCGGAAAGAATTCTATTCCCAACTGATGAGTGCAATGAAGACGGAAAACCCAGACGAGATTGTTCTGCATCTAGGTTCGAATGATGTTTTCGGTGATGTTGAATCAACTTTGAG ATCTTATAGATTCCTGATAGAGAATTTACTGCTGGAATTTAAATCTTTGCAAATAGGTATTTGTGGCATACTTCCCCGTGCAGTAAACCACTATGAAAGTACTTATTGGAACATGTCAGCATTGCCAAGACTGCAGAGAGATGTTGAGAAGTTGAACGCTGGTATACAGTCTTTAACTGGTGGTTACAGTagatgtttttttattgattatgccAAGCTCTTTCAACCTGCTGTTCATCTTGGAAGGGACGGACTTCATGTTAATAGAAATGGTGCTTTTATTTTGAAGAGGACTTTAGAGAACTATTTAGCAGAGAGACAAAAGTGTGTGACATATATGAATGCAACCTTATTATCTCCTGTACAGATACCTGATGTAGAATCTTTATCACCCAAGATGACCTATGCAGAAGTGGTGAGACTATCAGTACCTTCATCTGATACAAGGAACAGACCTTTTGACAAG GATGTTTACCATCAGAATTCCTCTAGAACCCCTTCTAACAGGAAGAGATTGTGTTTAGCTGGGGCAAGAAGAACAATTAAAAGAAGA TCTCAGAGAAAACCAAGAGGAACTTATAAAACAGG ATACAGTATAAAGAGGAATGAGATAGTCCTAGATGTTACTGATGATGTTGCTGTTATCTTGTCATCCTCAGTCATTTGTACTTTTTATCAg ACTGACACAAGAAAGCAACCTGTAGAATCTGTACAATTCAAGCAATCAAAGAAAACAGCAGTgactaagaaagaaaaaaaa AGCACATATAATTGTCCTGTTTGTCCAGTAACATGCTCCAGAGAAGATTTTCTGATAGACCATGTTATTTGCCGTCATGCTAAAAAAG GTCAAACTCACTCAGTCAAAGAAATTTCTCTTAAG GTACCAAAAACAGAAGAACCTGTGGAGGAGCTGAGGAGTTCCTTTGATGAGAATGACAaagacatacatgacatagaatATGTTAGTGTAAACATAG AGAGTTATGAAGGGGATTGTATTATTCCATCAAGAACAGAATTTGAAGAGAGTGATGAACTGGAGTGTAGCAGTCCAACAATAGAATTTGCAGAGATTGGTGAAACAGAGTGTAGCATTCCAACAATAGAATTTGCAGAGATTGGTGAAACAGAGTGTAGCATTCCAACAATAGAATTTGCAGAGATTGGTGAAATAGAGTTTAGTATTCCACCAACAATAGAACTTGCAGAAACTGATGAAATGGAGTCTTGTAGTCCAAAAAGAATAGAGTTTCCACTACCAACTCTGAAGGTTTTGGCAAGCAAATGTTGGAAGAACTTTAAAAGTTTTATCCTGCATCTCTGTGGGGATGTTGAATTGAATCCGGGACCAACAAtg CTTACATGCAAGTGGGAACAGTGTACAGAGAACAAGTTCACTGATGTTCGACTGTTAGCCCAGCATGTGATTTCACACATTTCTCCTGGAATTGTGTGCCAATGGGAAGAATGTGTATATTGTTGTCGGAATGATCAACACAAACTGGAAAGTCATGTGCTAAAACATATATACTTG GAACAGTTTGCTTTTCATTCAATTGAAGAATGGAGAAGAGCACTTCCTTCAGGGCAGTTTTCAGAGACTTGTACAGATCTTCACTTGTGTCCTTCAAATTTG AAGATGAAGTTAAATCTCCCACTGTTAGATGAAGAATTCAGTATGCCTTCTCAGTACCCATATACTGTTAGAGATCATCAGCTTTTTATACTACAATTAAAGACAAAAAATCCAGAAAATTATGAAAGATTACTGTCTGTCTTTCATCAAAAGGTTGAAACCATGAGTGAAGATACTACAGCCAGTCAATCCGGAACTGAGCCCTCAACTTCCAACAGTGGTAATAATACAACAGAGCTGACAATCCAGGGAATTGATCCATTGGCTATCTTGAACTCTAACATGACACGCTCAAGTCAACATGTAATTGTGACAAACCGTCCTGAGCTGACCAGTACCAATCAGAGTACAGTAAAATTTAGACTCCAAGATGAAACAGAAATAGTAACAAGGAAGTATATCTCAGGCAATTCTAAGAAGAGAAAACATGCAGCCTCAAGCAGTCAAAATTTTAATGATGAAAACATGACCGGAAATGATCTTATAACAAACTTAAATATATGTAGACAGGCTATTTTGGTGGAACATAATATAATCACCAAAATGCAAGATATGAAATTTCTTGATCCAAAGAATAAATTTCTTTCGTCATTTGAGGAAGCTGCTATTAATATGTCAACTTATCCAGACTGCTCTGAAGGAGTTttcattttttctatctttgataTTGAGATTGAAAATCACAATGCTCCGGTACATTATATACGATACATAGAATCCGGATATTACAAACATTTCATGGAAGAGACTTTTCTTGAGGTAATATGTCAAACCTTGGGAATTCTGCAAGATAATGTCTTTTTATGCAACATATTAACTGGTGGAGATCAGCAGAGAATGCTTATTGGAAAGAAAAACAAGGACTTAAGAAAATCTAGAATACGCCCTGACAAAATTTATGGCAACAATTTAAAGAGCTTAAAATCTAGAAGACAACAGTTGTGTGAAAAAGTTAAAGACTTTTGTGACATTGAACTAACTGCTTGCTTTGTGCACACTGCTAGGCATGGTTATAAAGTAAACATAGATTCAGATGCTGGTGATGGTCTTTACTTTTCATCTAACAATGAACTATTCCACACAGAAACCATTCAGAACAAGATACTTCATTACCCAGAAGTGAAAAATGCAGAAGTTAGTGAAAAATTCTCAGATGACTTTATGAAGCCTCTCCCTGCTTGTAATGTGAATAATCTATGTTATAAAAGTTGCATGATTAACTTTCTATCAAATGATCACAACAGATTCCTTGGAAATGAAAATTTACGCTATCCATACAGATTTTCAACCAGTCCAAAGGCCACTTCTCTGAGAAATCGTGTATTGTACTTGTACAAAAATCATCAGCTGAATGAACTTAAGATCATTTACTCATCTTTCCAACAGGTAGACCAGAATCAAGAAATCATTAATAACGAAAATATGATTGATTCCAATGGAGAACCTAAAACCAAAAGAACAAGGACATTTATTCCACGGAAGAAAATTCTGACAAAAGAAATGGCTTTGCAGACTATTACAGGACAAGATGTGGAAAATATGTTCAAAAAAGTAAACTTATATGataactacaaaaaaaatcttttacagAACAGAAGTTTTATTATCCAGGTTTACGATGACGTGAAAGTTATTGCAATTATGAATGATTATGATGATGAAAGTGGAGAATTTAGGAGCTCTGATTATGTTAAAACATCAAGGGATCTTTTCGAAAATGGTTATTTTTACACTTGCACCTGTCGTATCTATTGCACCTTATTGGAATCCCTGGATAACGATATGCAACAGTATGATGCTCTGGATGAAAATGGTATTAAATGCATGCATTGTCGTTTTTTGCATCAAGAGGTATCACCAAACTTGCAGAGGGATGAACAAGCAACCTTAACAAATATTCAAGAAGTCATCCAAAATGCTCTGTTATATAAGGATAGGAAAATTATTGAATTGCCAACTGCAAGACCAGGAacaaaaaagttttcaattttgatagatgATGACATTTCAATAGTTCACTTGACATTCAATTCACGTCTTCAGCGGTATGTTGTTTCCTGTTTAAATGGATTATGTAAAAGTAAAAAAGGTTGCAAGAAAAATGTTGACTGTCTTAACACTGATCAAAACTTATGTGCTCACTTGTCTGAACTGAAGAAGGCTCCTCATTTTTGGACAGAATTTATCAAACCTGAAGCTGCAGTGAATACTGAAAATGATGAGAATATTCAGCTTATTGACCAGGAATTTGAAGAAATTACTGGCAATGACATAGAAGAAGAAATTCCGGCTCTGAATCCAAGCGACTCTAATTTTGATGTGACTAGTGGACTTTGGTCATTTCCTTGCGTAAGTCGTCATAAACCACGGAAACAACAAGATCCCAATCTAGTTCGAAATATACAACAACGTTATATATTGGGTGCTCTTAATTTGAACAATGTTGAAAATGGATGCATCAAAGGTCAACATCTTATTCCAGATATTCCAACTTCAGGTTGTCCATGTGGTGCAGGCTGGACAAGTAATCAGCAGCTAAATGGTGTAACTACATTTTCAAGAGTACTCACTGTCTTTACAAAAATAGCACCAGTACAGTGTCAGGTTTATAGCAGAAGCTGTGTAAATGAAGCATCACCATGTAAAAAAGACTGGGATGAAGGAGATAAAGAATGCATACATGTAGTTACTCGAGATACTGCAGCTGGAGATGAAATTGGTTGGGCATTTGTAAACCAGGTTTTGTCCACTAAAATAACCTTTTCAGCGTTCTGTGAtttaaaaactaaagactacaAAGAATGCAATCCTAATTTCAGGTCATTTATGGATTCATCTGTATTTATAAAGTGGTGGTTTAGTTGGGCATCAAATATGAAGATTGACTTTAGGAAACCTTGTCCTATCTGCAAATTTAGACCTAAACAACTTGCCTGTGATGGAACGAAAGTTGGTATTGGATTCAGACATGCTTCTTTTGAGGAAATAAGTAAACCAGATAATCCTAACAATATAATGCCTACATTACATCGTAGAATGGCCAGATGCTTCCTTTTTGACAGAGTTGGAGATAAAGAACAACTTACTACCGCTAGACACCATTTGAACTACTTAGCAAAGTTAAATCTTGATAAAATTCCACCTCAAGAAATATTGTCTGGTGAAGATACTCAGCAGAGAGACAACATACTACTAGAAATATTAGACAACTCTGTAAGGCCTTCTTTCGGACGCTTTCTTAATGACATGCCAGACGTGGAAAAGATATCTTATGCCCTCATACTACATATGCTTTGCACTACTGCACCAGTTATCAGTTTAATTCCATATTCTTACTTGAATGATCTGACTGAGTTATTAGACCACATTAGTGGCATTAATATAAATGCAGCTGGAAATGGCTTTTACAACAGAAAAATGTATGAAATGAGAGAGTATTCTCCGGAATTGAGAGATTTGATTGCTTCATCCATGCTTAGTCATGCCGATCCTCAAGGAAATAATTTTATTCCGGATGATATCATTGCATTCATTCGATATTTGATCAAATGTATTGCAGACATGGAGATTACACAACCAGATCCAGCAAATCCACAACAGGGAACATATAACCCAGCTAAGTATGGAAGAGCTTACTACTTTTCAGAAACAGGTGAAAAACTGCGCCCTGTTAGAAAATTTACCATTGATGGTGAGAAGAGAAAAAACCCAGCATATGATGACCCACCTCTTCCCCATGACAACTGTGAGAAATATTTTTCCAAAACTCAAATTTCAGCAAGAGGTACTTCAACATTATTTTTATGGTTTTGTCCAAGTCATGGTCACTGTTATGGGTTTCACATGACCAATGCAGAAGGCAGAAAAGATCCATCAGCCTCCCTTTACTCACATTTGGAGCATCCACCAACAGATATCTTCTATGATTTTGCATGTAATCTACAAGAGTATTGCCTAAACAGAGAAAGTGGCTACTACCGATGTGTTCGTTTCTTCCATGATATTTTCCATGGGTATTCTCATAAATGCTCATGTGCCTACAGATCTTCAAGACTCCAAGGATTTGACACAATAAACTCTGAAATATGTGAACAATTCAATAGCTTTATCCAATGTATAAAGTCATCAGCACGGCAAATGACCCaggaacatttttgtttttatctacagttttttttacatgaatgGAATGAGAGAAAAAGGGAAAAATATCAGAAACGAATTGCAGTGGCAGTTGCTGGAGCTCCATAA